The Actinomycetota bacterium genome has a window encoding:
- a CDS encoding NfeD family protein gives MVAVLVWAIVAVVCVVLEVLITDLSFLILGVAAAGAGVSSLVGAPVWMQIIVFAVLAFVGLFGVRPPVLRRLGLAKEFKTNVDALPGSRARTLDVITVESGLIRLNGQSWSARVDRDGPLTDPIPTDVDVMVTRIDGATALVQPYHNS, from the coding sequence ATGGTGGCAGTGCTTGTCTGGGCGATTGTCGCGGTTGTATGCGTTGTCCTCGAAGTCCTGATCACGGACCTGTCATTTCTTATTTTGGGCGTTGCCGCCGCAGGCGCGGGGGTGTCATCCCTTGTTGGCGCACCCGTGTGGATGCAGATCATTGTCTTCGCGGTTCTTGCGTTCGTGGGTCTTTTCGGCGTACGGCCGCCAGTCCTGCGCCGTCTGGGACTGGCCAAGGAATTCAAAACCAACGTCGACGCGCTTCCTGGTTCACGCGCACGCACTCTGGACGTCATCACCGTTGAGTCTGGCTTGATACGGCTCAACGGCCAGTCATGGTCGGCACGGGTAGACCGTGACGGACCCCTCACCGACCCAATCCCCACCGATGTTGATGTGATGGTCACGCGCATCGATGGTGCCACTGCGCTTGTCCAGCCGTACCACAACTCATAG
- a CDS encoding GNAT family protein: protein MNWESTLAEGRVGLRPIKLRDGRVWRQVRSRNIDWLEEWEATVPIEGLESGEIPASFGMMVRSMHRNARAGRIIPWVVTYDGKFVGQLTVGGIAYGSLRSAYIGYWIDKEVAGKGIMPTAVAMALDYCLTDLHLHRVEIHIRPENVASRRVVEKLGIPEEGLRRSYLHIAGDWRDHICYAVVEGDRPEGLLAGWRATNAK, encoded by the coding sequence CGGGCGCGTCTGGCGGCAGGTACGCAGCCGAAATATCGACTGGCTAGAGGAGTGGGAAGCGACCGTCCCCATCGAGGGACTGGAGTCGGGCGAGATACCGGCGAGTTTTGGGATGATGGTTCGCTCCATGCACCGCAACGCCCGCGCTGGTCGCATCATCCCGTGGGTGGTCACGTACGACGGCAAGTTTGTTGGGCAATTGACCGTCGGAGGCATCGCCTACGGCTCACTTCGCTCGGCCTACATCGGATATTGGATTGACAAGGAAGTCGCCGGGAAGGGCATCATGCCAACAGCCGTAGCCATGGCCCTGGACTACTGCCTCACTGATTTGCATCTGCACAGGGTGGAAATTCACATCCGTCCGGAGAACGTCGCATCGAGACGCGTTGTGGAAAAACTTGGCATTCCAGAAGAGGGTTTGCGTCGCTCCTATTTGCATATTGCAGGTGATTGGCGCGATCACATTTGCTACGCAGTGGTCGAGGGCGATCGCCCCGAAGGCCTGCTGGCTGGCTGGCGGGCGACCAACGCGAAGTGA